From the Butyrivibrio fibrisolvens genome, one window contains:
- a CDS encoding helix-turn-helix domain-containing protein — protein sequence MMNNRSDIGNRIKEARKAQHLSQTELANRLGKTMRTVQKYESGEIEPSIGVLNEIASILNISPAELIGYQKKNITLDTLSDVLYVLNELNKKQVFTLI from the coding sequence ATGATGAATAATAGATCTGATATTGGAAATAGAATTAAAGAAGCCAGAAAAGCTCAGCACCTCAGTCAGACTGAACTGGCTAACAGACTAGGTAAAACTATGCGTACCGTACAGAAATATGAAAGCGGTGAAATAGAGCCTTCAATAGGTGTACTGAATGAGATCGCAAGTATTCTTAACATCTCTCCGGCAGAACTTATTGGATATCAGAAGAAGAACATCACTTTAGATACACTCTCAGATGTCCTCTATGTTCTAAACGAATTAAATAAAAAGCAGGTCTTCACTTTAATATAG
- a CDS encoding ASCH domain-containing protein, with amino-acid sequence MTAEQLWEEFCTKKGININTPYEAWGFGEDEEGDKLLQLVLEGKKFGTASLYDAYEAEGELDEIPEAGEYSVLLNSKDEAMCVIRDYDVYIRKFNEVPPYHAYSEGEGDRSLEYWREVHKEFFEEEAEEYGIEFTEESRVICEKFSLEYVAGQADEDEDELLFLEPSMDFADEIAAYRQEMLDADSSFDGCFSMKRMSDMKEYVDHCIGWANPSREADEHGAWGNVLMVFRKSDMKMVGCMQVHNVLTEIIIYYSREYKRNFKPQKLSVSGVFLLSIIVFSCGETQKILYRKQRVNSR; translated from the coding sequence ATGACAGCAGAACAGTTATGGGAAGAATTTTGTACTAAAAAAGGAATAAATATAAATACCCCCTATGAAGCATGGGGGTTTGGTGAAGATGAGGAAGGCGATAAGCTCTTACAGCTTGTACTTGAAGGTAAGAAGTTTGGAACAGCAAGTCTCTACGATGCATATGAAGCTGAAGGAGAGCTTGACGAGATTCCGGAAGCTGGTGAATACAGCGTTTTATTAAACAGCAAAGATGAAGCAATGTGCGTTATAAGAGATTATGATGTATACATTAGAAAGTTTAATGAAGTGCCTCCATATCATGCATATTCTGAAGGAGAGGGTGACAGATCTCTAGAATACTGGAGAGAAGTTCATAAAGAGTTTTTTGAAGAAGAGGCAGAGGAATACGGAATAGAATTTACAGAAGAGTCCAGAGTTATCTGTGAAAAGTTCTCACTTGAATATGTGGCAGGTCAGGCTGATGAAGACGAAGATGAGCTTTTATTTTTAGAGCCTTCTATGGATTTTGCAGATGAGATTGCTGCTTACAGGCAGGAGATGCTTGATGCGGATTCAAGCTTTGATGGATGCTTTTCTATGAAAAGAATGTCTGATATGAAGGAGTATGTCGATCATTGTATAGGCTGGGCGAATCCAAGCAGAGAAGCAGATGAGCACGGCGCCTGGGGCAATGTCCTTATGGTCTTTAGAAAATCAGATATGAAAATGGTAGGCTGCATGCAGGTCCACAACGTTCTCACTGAGATAATTATTTATTATTCGAGAGAATACAAAAGAAATTTCAAACCTCAGAAACTCAGTGTTTCTGGGGTTTTTCTTTTATCTATAATTGTATTCAGTTGTGGTGAAACGCAGAAAATTTTGTACCGTAAACAGCGAGTAAACAGCAGGTAG
- a CDS encoding AAA family ATPase has translation METSKPELKLIQMSDVEAEEVSWLWYPFIPYGKLTIIQGDPGDGKTTFVLNAAAKLSKGISLDTGLQSEEPINIIYQTAEDGLADTVKPRLEGAGADCSKIHVIDESDKSLSMVDERVEQAIIRTGAKLLILDPLQAYLGGGMDMNRANEARDMTKKLGALAEKYKCAIILIGHMNKASGNKAAYRGMGSIDFYAVARSVLLVGRIEGEPELRAIVQIKNNLAAFGHSKAFRLSEKGFEWIGDYEITADEVLGGIAPKANKQEKAIALLRELAEDHNMIPSNEAVELAKEEDISKRTLEIAKNELGIKARRINNTWYWILKENE, from the coding sequence ATGGAAACAAGCAAACCAGAATTAAAGCTTATCCAGATGTCAGATGTAGAAGCTGAAGAAGTTTCCTGGCTATGGTATCCGTTTATACCATATGGAAAGCTTACCATCATTCAGGGAGATCCCGGAGATGGAAAAACAACTTTTGTACTAAATGCAGCAGCGAAGTTATCAAAAGGAATTTCGTTAGATACAGGTCTGCAGAGTGAGGAACCAATAAACATCATATATCAGACAGCAGAAGACGGACTGGCTGATACAGTAAAGCCAAGACTTGAAGGTGCCGGGGCTGACTGCTCCAAAATCCATGTGATAGATGAGAGTGATAAATCGCTATCAATGGTAGATGAGAGAGTTGAACAGGCAATCATAAGGACTGGAGCAAAACTCTTGATTCTGGATCCACTACAGGCATATCTCGGAGGCGGAATGGATATGAATAGAGCTAACGAAGCAAGAGATATGACTAAGAAGCTGGGAGCTCTGGCGGAGAAGTACAAATGTGCAATCATCCTAATCGGACACATGAACAAGGCTTCCGGAAACAAGGCAGCCTATAGAGGGATGGGATCAATTGACTTCTACGCAGTAGCAAGAAGTGTCCTGCTGGTAGGAAGGATAGAAGGAGAACCGGAACTAAGGGCAATAGTCCAAATAAAGAACAACTTAGCAGCATTTGGACATTCAAAGGCCTTCAGATTATCAGAAAAGGGATTCGAGTGGATTGGAGATTATGAAATAACCGCAGACGAAGTTCTCGGAGGAATTGCACCGAAAGCGAATAAGCAGGAAAAGGCGATAGCTCTTCTGAGAGAATTGGCTGAAGACCATAATATGATCCCAAGTAACGAGGCAGTAGAACTGGCTAAAGAAGAGGATATATCAAAAAGAACTCTGGAGATAGCCAAAAATGAACTTGGGATAAAAGCCAGGAGAATCAACAATACCTGGTACTGGATATTGAAAGAGAACGAATGA
- a CDS encoding GntR family transcriptional regulator — MANKELNPEEMDKYSLRGRVFHKIREDILSGKYKDNEELKEVAIGKELGVSRTPVREAFRQLELEGLIKIIPNRGAYVTGIHANDVKDIYMIRSKLEGLCARWACENISKEQMEEMEEVVYLSEFHAAKGHMDQLAELDNRFHTILYESCHSKMLEHTLKDFHQYVLRIRQKTLSTNRGPVSNKEHEQIMLAIKDKNADLAEQLANQHMINAYSNMVKYGLYDLYSDDREDSEKK; from the coding sequence ATGGCAAATAAAGAATTGAATCCCGAAGAGATGGATAAGTACTCCTTACGGGGCAGAGTGTTCCACAAGATTCGCGAAGATATTCTAAGCGGTAAGTACAAGGACAATGAAGAGTTAAAAGAAGTAGCTATAGGCAAGGAACTTGGAGTTTCAAGAACTCCTGTTCGTGAAGCATTCAGACAGCTTGAACTGGAAGGTCTTATTAAGATCATCCCCAATAGAGGAGCATATGTTACCGGAATACATGCAAATGATGTAAAAGATATATACATGATCCGCTCTAAACTTGAGGGTCTGTGCGCAAGATGGGCCTGCGAGAATATCTCCAAGGAGCAGATGGAAGAGATGGAAGAGGTAGTATACCTTTCAGAATTCCATGCAGCCAAGGGACATATGGATCAGCTTGCGGAGCTTGATAACCGATTCCATACAATTTTGTATGAATCATGTCATTCCAAGATGTTAGAGCATACGCTTAAGGATTTCCATCAGTATGTACTTAGGATCAGGCAGAAGACCCTGTCTACCAACAGAGGGCCTGTATCCAACAAGGAACATGAACAGATCATGCTTGCTATCAAGGACAAGAATGCAGATCTTGCCGAGCAGCTTGCTAACCAGCATATGATCAATGCGTATTCCAATATGGTCAAATACGGATTGTATGATCTTTATAGTGATGATAGAGAAGATTCTGAAAAGAAGTAA
- a CDS encoding tyrosine-type recombinase/integrase, which translates to MKLPNGYGSVMKMSGKRRKPYMVRVTTGWTIDPEKGTKKQTYNVIGYAETKQEGLQMLSDYHQNPFDTKAAKMTFSDVYNAWSEAKYPTISKSNVHGYTASYNVCGTLYNKTFRDIRLAELQNVIDTCGKNYPTLRKIKVLFNQLYDYALKNDICNKDYSEFVDILKYKDKNPNKVERDIFSKAEIDRLWELKDDPFYQTVLMLIYNGCRISELLDLEKKNVHLEEQYFDVILSKTENGIRKVPIADKVLPFYKAWYESSDCEYLLHTDDNKKFTYRNYKDSYWTPLIENLGMEHNPHDTRHTCISMLAEAHVDPTMIKKIVGHSGAMSLTEKVYTHLDIQSLVEAINKI; encoded by the coding sequence TTGAAATTACCAAACGGATATGGAAGTGTTATGAAAATGTCCGGGAAACGCAGAAAGCCCTATATGGTAAGAGTAACCACCGGATGGACCATTGATCCGGAAAAAGGTACCAAAAAGCAGACGTACAATGTCATAGGATATGCTGAAACCAAGCAGGAAGGCTTGCAAATGCTATCAGATTATCATCAGAATCCATTTGATACAAAAGCAGCCAAAATGACATTCTCAGACGTATATAACGCCTGGTCTGAAGCAAAATATCCTACAATCTCTAAATCCAATGTGCATGGGTATACAGCCTCATATAACGTATGTGGCACCCTTTACAACAAAACTTTTAGAGATATAAGGCTGGCAGAGCTTCAGAATGTCATTGATACCTGCGGAAAGAATTATCCTACACTCCGTAAGATCAAAGTCCTTTTCAATCAGCTTTACGATTATGCCCTTAAGAACGATATCTGTAACAAGGACTATTCCGAATTTGTAGATATCCTCAAGTATAAGGACAAAAATCCAAATAAGGTTGAGAGAGATATCTTTTCAAAAGCTGAGATTGACAGGCTATGGGAACTCAAGGATGATCCGTTCTACCAGACAGTACTGATGCTGATTTACAACGGCTGTAGAATATCTGAACTACTGGATTTGGAAAAGAAAAATGTTCATCTTGAAGAACAGTATTTCGATGTGATACTAAGTAAGACTGAAAATGGTATCAGAAAGGTTCCTATAGCAGATAAGGTTCTACCATTCTACAAAGCCTGGTATGAATCCTCTGACTGTGAATACCTTCTTCACACAGATGACAACAAAAAATTCACCTACAGGAACTATAAAGACAGCTACTGGACACCACTAATAGAAAACCTTGGTATGGAGCACAATCCTCATGATACTAGGCATACCTGCATATCAATGCTGGCGGAAGCTCATGTGGATCCTACAATGATCAAGAAAATCGTAGGACACTCCGGAGCAATGTCTCTGACAGAGAAAGTGTACACACACCTTGATATCCAGTCTCTGGTAGAAGCAATTAACAAAATCTAA
- a CDS encoding NAD(P)-dependent malic enzyme: MDYAKVSLDKHYEWKGKIEVALRAPVDSSEALSLAYTPGVAQPCLEIQKDINKSYELTRRWNTVAVVTDGTAVLGLGDIGPEAGMPVMEGKCALFKAFGDVDAFPLCVRSKDVDEIVKTISLLLGSFGGINLEDISAPRCFEIEEKLKKVSDIPIFHDDQHGTAVITLAGLMNALKVVGKNIEDIKIVTSGAGAAGIAIIRLLMAMGLKHVIMTDRKGAIYEGREGLNPIKEEMAKITNFDKEKGTLADVIKGADVFIGVSAPGTLTQDMVRSMAKDPIIFACANPTPEIFPDEAKAAGAAVVSTGRSDYPNQINNVLCFPGIFRGALDVRASEINDEMKIAAAKAIASLVSDEELCADYILPKAFDPRVKEAVATATAKAARETGVARI, translated from the coding sequence ATGGATTACGCAAAGGTATCACTTGATAAGCACTACGAATGGAAGGGAAAGATTGAGGTTGCGCTCCGTGCTCCTGTTGATTCATCAGAAGCCCTGAGCCTTGCATACACTCCGGGTGTTGCACAGCCTTGTCTTGAGATTCAGAAGGATATAAATAAGAGCTACGAGCTTACAAGACGCTGGAATACAGTTGCAGTTGTAACTGACGGAACAGCAGTTCTTGGACTTGGTGACATCGGACCAGAAGCAGGTATGCCTGTTATGGAAGGTAAATGTGCACTCTTTAAAGCATTTGGCGATGTTGATGCATTTCCGCTTTGCGTAAGAAGTAAGGATGTTGACGAGATCGTTAAGACTATATCCCTCCTTCTTGGTTCATTTGGCGGTATCAACCTTGAGGATATCTCAGCTCCAAGATGTTTCGAGATCGAAGAGAAGCTCAAAAAAGTAAGTGACATCCCGATCTTCCATGATGATCAGCACGGCACAGCAGTTATCACACTTGCAGGACTTATGAATGCCCTTAAAGTTGTTGGCAAGAACATTGAAGATATCAAGATCGTAACAAGCGGTGCAGGCGCAGCAGGAATCGCTATCATAAGGCTCCTTATGGCTATGGGACTTAAGCATGTCATCATGACAGACCGTAAGGGCGCTATATATGAAGGCAGAGAAGGCCTTAACCCTATCAAAGAAGAGATGGCCAAGATCACTAACTTCGATAAGGAAAAGGGAACACTTGCAGATGTAATAAAGGGCGCAGATGTATTCATCGGAGTATCTGCTCCCGGAACACTTACTCAGGACATGGTTCGCTCTATGGCTAAAGATCCTATCATCTTTGCATGCGCTAACCCTACTCCTGAAATCTTCCCTGACGAAGCCAAGGCAGCAGGCGCAGCAGTAGTATCAACAGGAAGAAGCGACTATCCTAACCAGATCAACAATGTACTCTGCTTCCCTGGAATCTTCCGCGGAGCCCTCGATGTTAGAGCATCTGAGATCAACGACGAGATGAAGATCGCAGCAGCTAAAGCTATCGCATCCCTCGTATCCGACGAAGAACTCTGCGCAGACTACATCCTTCCAAAGGCATTCGATCCTAGGGTAAAAGAAGCCGTTGCAACTGCAACAGCTAAAGCAGCCAGAGAAACTGGTGTTGCCAGAATCTAA
- a CDS encoding YitT family protein — MSNNANKSYSEFLSYIFIITGALMASFSVACILLPNDALDYGTAGLGIIASKLTGLNLSACVFAAFLPFIIAGFFALGTHFTIKALIGSAVYTIGLEIFENIPFTLDTEHFIAVAFGGAILGGGLSMILRFGGCIDGSEILANIVVDKVSEKTGKNISMTSILVSFNIMVYALAFFLLNQNSALLGLLVYIVASSIIDHFTDHFESIKRVTIITKNPDAMIDKIRNDMKKTCTVMNSYGAIAGKNKTVICYVTYFELRKLRDIIDSFEEKAFITVSTIDEIHIKS, encoded by the coding sequence ATGTCTAATAACGCAAATAAGAGCTATTCTGAATTTTTGTCTTACATATTTATTATTACAGGTGCACTGATGGCAAGCTTCTCTGTTGCCTGTATACTTCTGCCCAATGACGCACTCGACTACGGAACTGCCGGCCTTGGCATCATCGCAAGTAAGCTGACCGGTTTAAACTTGTCTGCATGCGTATTTGCTGCTTTTCTCCCATTTATAATCGCTGGCTTTTTTGCGCTTGGAACACATTTTACTATCAAGGCTCTTATAGGATCTGCCGTTTATACCATAGGCCTTGAAATTTTTGAGAATATCCCCTTCACCCTTGATACTGAGCATTTTATAGCAGTAGCTTTTGGCGGTGCTATTCTGGGCGGAGGATTATCTATGATCCTGAGATTTGGAGGCTGCATAGACGGCTCTGAGATCCTTGCCAACATTGTAGTAGACAAGGTATCTGAGAAGACAGGCAAGAATATCAGTATGACCTCTATACTGGTATCCTTCAACATCATGGTATACGCCCTTGCTTTTTTCCTTCTAAACCAAAACAGCGCCCTTCTAGGTCTCCTTGTATATATAGTTGCTTCCTCCATAATCGATCACTTCACAGATCACTTCGAGTCAATTAAGCGAGTCACCATCATTACCAAAAATCCTGACGCCATGATCGATAAGATAAGAAATGATATGAAGAAGACCTGCACTGTAATGAACTCCTACGGAGCCATAGCAGGCAAGAACAAGACTGTCATCTGCTACGTGACTTATTTTGAGCTGAGAAAACTAAGAGATATAATAGATTCATTTGAAGAAAAAGCCTTTATAACAGTATCTACAATAGATGAGATCCATATCAAGAGTTAG
- a CDS encoding NADP-dependent isocitrate dehydrogenase, whose amino-acid sequence MAKIQMTTPIVEMDGDEMTRIIWALIKEHLLTPYIDLKTEYYDLGLKHRDETDDQVTIDSANATAKYGVAVKCATITPNADRVKEYDLKKMYKSPNGTIRAILDGTVFRTPIMVKGIDPNVRTWEKPITLARHAYGDVYKNVEIKVPGPGKAELVFTGADGKEIRETIQEFDGPGIIQGIHNKDKSIESFAHSCFQYALDTKMDVWFATKDTISKTYDADFRAIFDQVYEKDYKDKFDKAGITYFYTLIDDAVARVMKSKGGFIWACKNYDGDVMSDMVSSAFGSLAMMTSVLVSPSGVYEYEAAHGTVQRHYYKHLKGEETSTNPVATIFAWTGALRKRGELDGNKELMEFADKLEKATLSTIESGKMTGDLQLMTTLENTQKLNTEDFILAIKETLENM is encoded by the coding sequence ATGGCTAAAATCCAGATGACTACACCAATTGTTGAGATGGACGGAGATGAGATGACCAGGATAATCTGGGCACTTATCAAGGAGCACCTTCTTACACCTTATATTGATCTTAAAACAGAGTATTATGATCTTGGTCTTAAGCACAGAGACGAGACTGACGATCAGGTAACAATCGATTCTGCCAATGCTACAGCTAAATACGGCGTAGCAGTTAAGTGTGCAACTATCACACCTAACGCTGACAGAGTTAAGGAATATGATCTTAAGAAAATGTACAAGTCCCCTAACGGTACTATCCGTGCGATCCTGGATGGTACAGTATTCCGTACACCTATCATGGTCAAGGGCATCGATCCTAATGTTCGTACTTGGGAAAAGCCTATAACACTTGCCCGTCATGCTTACGGCGATGTATACAAGAACGTAGAGATCAAGGTTCCGGGACCTGGTAAAGCTGAGCTTGTATTTACAGGCGCTGATGGCAAAGAAATCCGTGAGACAATCCAGGAATTTGACGGTCCCGGAATCATCCAGGGAATACATAACAAGGACAAGTCCATAGAAAGCTTTGCACATAGCTGCTTCCAGTACGCACTTGATACTAAGATGGATGTATGGTTTGCAACCAAGGATACTATCAGTAAGACCTATGATGCAGACTTTAGAGCTATCTTTGATCAGGTTTACGAAAAAGATTATAAAGATAAATTTGATAAAGCAGGCATAACATATTTCTACACACTTATCGATGATGCTGTAGCTAGAGTAATGAAGTCTAAGGGCGGATTCATCTGGGCATGTAAGAACTACGATGGTGATGTTATGAGTGATATGGTATCATCAGCTTTTGGTTCACTTGCTATGATGACTTCTGTTCTGGTATCTCCAAGCGGAGTATATGAATACGAAGCTGCACACGGAACAGTTCAAAGACACTATTACAAGCATCTTAAGGGCGAGGAGACATCTACTAACCCTGTTGCTACTATATTCGCATGGACAGGCGCTCTTAGAAAGCGCGGAGAGCTTGATGGTAATAAAGAGCTTATGGAGTTTGCAGACAAGCTTGAGAAGGCTACTCTGTCTACTATCGAAAGCGGCAAGATGACAGGTGATCTTCAGCTTATGACAACTCTTGAGAATACACAGAAACTGAATACAGAAGATTTCATTCTTGCAATCAAAGAGACACTTGAGAATATGTGA
- a CDS encoding 2-isopropylmalate synthase: MRQDNNAFQNRPVSMNSKNNLLQIEEHMYILDDVQKPNVFRNMFPYEEIPKIPFNDRIVPHNMPRDIWITDTTFRDGQQSRAPYTTEQIVRIYDMLHELGGPNGMIRASEFFLYSKKDRDAVYKCLEKGYKFPEVTSWIRASQEDFKLVKEIGLKETGILVSCSDYHIFLKLKMTRRQAMEHYLSVIRSCLDEGISPRCHLEDITRADIYGFVVPFCIELMKLKEEYNIPIKVRACDTMGYGVNFSGAVIPRSVQGIIYALNTNGGVPSELMEWHGHNDFYKAVTNSTTAWIYGCSGVNCSLFGIGERTGNTPLEAMVFEYAQLKGSLNGMNTQVITDLAEYYEKEIGFHIPPQTPFVGKNFNVTRAGIHADGLLKNEEIYNIFDTEKFLRRPPISAVSNTSGLAGIAHWINIHYHLKDDNAMDKKSPLVIKIKEWVDKQYADGRVTVLTDEELVTEIGNVQKELGMENVLNEV; encoded by the coding sequence ATGAGGCAGGATAATAACGCATTCCAGAATCGTCCGGTATCGATGAATTCTAAGAACAATCTTCTTCAGATTGAAGAGCACATGTATATCTTAGACGATGTCCAGAAGCCGAACGTTTTCAGAAACATGTTCCCTTATGAGGAAATTCCTAAGATTCCATTCAATGATCGTATCGTTCCCCACAATATGCCAAGGGATATATGGATCACAGATACAACTTTTCGTGATGGTCAGCAGTCACGTGCGCCGTATACTACAGAGCAGATAGTAAGAATCTATGATATGCTACATGAGCTCGGCGGACCTAATGGAATGATAAGGGCGTCAGAATTCTTTTTGTATAGTAAGAAAGACAGGGATGCGGTTTATAAATGTCTTGAGAAGGGCTACAAGTTCCCTGAGGTTACAAGCTGGATCCGTGCAAGTCAGGAAGACTTTAAGCTGGTCAAAGAGATAGGTCTAAAAGAGACAGGCATTCTGGTATCATGTTCAGATTATCATATTTTCTTAAAGCTCAAGATGACCAGAAGACAGGCTATGGAGCATTACCTTTCTGTCATCCGCTCCTGCCTTGATGAGGGTATAAGCCCCAGGTGCCATCTTGAAGACATAACCCGTGCAGATATCTACGGATTCGTGGTTCCTTTCTGTATCGAGCTTATGAAGTTAAAAGAAGAATATAATATACCGATAAAAGTCCGCGCATGTGATACAATGGGATATGGCGTCAATTTCTCAGGTGCTGTTATTCCAAGAAGTGTACAGGGTATCATATATGCACTTAATACTAATGGTGGCGTTCCATCAGAGCTTATGGAGTGGCATGGTCACAACGACTTCTACAAGGCTGTTACCAACTCAACTACTGCCTGGATCTATGGTTGCAGCGGTGTTAACTGCTCTTTGTTTGGAATTGGAGAGCGTACAGGTAATACACCTCTTGAAGCTATGGTATTTGAATATGCCCAGCTTAAGGGCAGCCTTAACGGCATGAATACTCAGGTGATAACTGACCTTGCAGAGTATTATGAGAAAGAGATCGGATTCCATATTCCGCCACAGACTCCTTTTGTAGGCAAGAATTTCAATGTTACAAGGGCAGGTATCCATGCTGACGGTCTTCTTAAGAACGAAGAAATCTACAATATCTTCGATACAGAGAAGTTCCTCAGAAGACCTCCGATAAGTGCTGTAAGCAATACTTCCGGCCTTGCGGGCATAGCACACTGGATCAACATTCATTATCATCTCAAGGATGATAATGCTATGGATAAAAAGTCTCCACTTGTTATAAAGATCAAAGAGTGGGTAGACAAGCAGTATGCAGATGGAAGAGTTACTGTATTAACTGACGAAGAACTTGTTACTGAAATCGGGAATGTTCAAAAAGAGCTGGGCATGGAAAATGTCTTAAATGAAGTATAA
- a CDS encoding rod shape-determining protein → MYSNSIKKALDECADIRILNPKTGETHEEKGLVIYNSKAEKLVALGNECLSFDGTNPDLKLVAPIMRGEIIDYVCTEQLFSWMYHKYVCKKHLFIKKSVLICVDEPVSPINIRAYEDAIILAGGGNFKDVQFMGASVTQRTDSMTWDECIEKALENRKDTGCVLRVTKNDPSGYARSFYQEYLDSCKRWNVVPEKKFIEPGTINQL, encoded by the coding sequence GTGTATAGCAATAGTATAAAAAAGGCACTGGATGAATGTGCAGATATCAGAATATTAAATCCCAAGACAGGTGAAACTCATGAGGAGAAAGGGCTGGTTATATACAATTCAAAAGCTGAAAAGCTTGTGGCATTGGGAAATGAATGTCTAAGTTTTGATGGTACGAATCCTGATCTTAAGCTTGTTGCGCCAATAATGCGTGGAGAGATAATTGATTATGTTTGTACGGAGCAGCTTTTTTCGTGGATGTACCATAAATATGTATGCAAAAAACATCTTTTTATAAAAAAATCGGTGCTAATATGTGTCGATGAACCCGTTTCACCTATAAACATAAGAGCATATGAGGATGCAATTATACTGGCTGGTGGCGGAAACTTCAAAGATGTTCAGTTCATGGGAGCTTCAGTAACACAAAGAACTGATTCAATGACTTGGGATGAGTGTATAGAAAAAGCTCTTGAGAATCGCAAAGATACAGGATGTGTACTGCGTGTTACTAAAAATGATCCTTCGGGATATGCAAGAAGCTTTTATCAGGAATACTTAGATAGCTGTAAAAGATGGAATGTCGTCCCTGAGAAAAAGTTTATTGAACCTGGTACTATTAATCAGTTGTAG